From Acidimicrobiia bacterium, the proteins below share one genomic window:
- a CDS encoding helix-turn-helix domain-containing protein — translation MANADFNETTGARLRIIRRQRGLSLQDVQRLSGGEFKAAVLGAYERGERSLSVPRLHRLAQFFQVPVGRFFPAEDGSGRDAATMSNAGVNIDLNRVERTSGTESVIVQRFLTSIQRMRQDFSGSVLTIRRDDLRLLALLIEHSEEAFAERMEELGLAAD, via the coding sequence GTGGCGAACGCTGATTTCAATGAAACGACCGGCGCTCGGCTGCGCATCATCAGGCGCCAGCGCGGGCTGTCGCTGCAAGACGTACAGCGGCTCTCGGGTGGCGAGTTCAAGGCCGCCGTGCTCGGCGCCTACGAACGCGGCGAGCGGAGCCTCTCGGTGCCGCGGCTCCATCGGCTGGCGCAGTTCTTCCAGGTCCCCGTGGGGCGCTTCTTCCCTGCCGAGGACGGCTCCGGCCGGGACGCGGCCACGATGTCCAACGCCGGAGTCAACATCGACCTGAACCGGGTCGAACGCACGTCGGGGACCGAGTCGGTCATCGTCCAGCGGTTCCTCACTTCGATCCAGCGCATGCGTCAGGACTTCAGCGGCAGCGTCCTCACCATCCGTCGCGACGACCTGCGGCTACTCGCGTTGCTCATCGAGCACAGCGAAGAGGCGTTCGCCGAGCGGATGGAAGAACTCGGCCTCGCCGCCGACTGA
- the hemW gene encoding radical SAM family heme chaperone HemW: protein MPTEGTPAPDSPEVADAAGGLLGAYVHLPFCHRVCPYCDFAVTEGAEAAAVDRYLTALLMEIGAAPRRDPVDALFIGGGTPSALPPRRIGEVVDAVRDRVGLAHGAEVTVEANPEDLDDAQIEGLRAAGATRLSVGVQSFDDTVLQYLGRRHSSAEAERAVLLAVEAMPSVSVDLIFGSPPEEASAWQRSVDTALRLGIAHLSAYALTVEPGTPLGREVAGGSPGPDDDVGADRYEVVLALTDSAGLVRYETSNFAAPGRVCRYNLITWAQGEYLGFGNGAHRHVDGVRSWNLRGVERYVAAVTEGRSAVAGEEHHTGWSREVERVMLGLRRAAGVVPGVAGRALLESEAGAALLEAKVLARRDDRIAVTRPLLGDAAVRALLALAPRDC, encoded by the coding sequence ATGCCGACTGAGGGCACGCCGGCACCGGATTCCCCCGAGGTGGCAGACGCCGCCGGGGGGTTACTCGGCGCCTACGTGCATCTCCCGTTCTGCCATCGGGTGTGCCCCTACTGCGACTTCGCCGTCACCGAAGGGGCGGAGGCGGCGGCGGTCGATCGGTACCTGACCGCACTCCTGATGGAGATCGGGGCGGCGCCGCGTCGGGATCCGGTGGACGCACTGTTCATCGGTGGCGGCACGCCGAGTGCCCTTCCTCCCCGGCGGATCGGCGAGGTCGTCGACGCGGTGCGTGACCGGGTCGGCCTCGCTCACGGGGCCGAGGTCACCGTGGAGGCGAACCCGGAAGACCTCGACGACGCCCAGATCGAGGGCCTGCGGGCCGCCGGGGCCACCCGGCTCTCCGTGGGTGTGCAGTCGTTCGACGACACCGTGCTGCAGTACCTGGGCAGGCGACACTCGTCGGCGGAGGCCGAGCGTGCGGTGCTCCTCGCCGTCGAGGCGATGCCGTCGGTCAGCGTGGATCTGATCTTCGGCAGCCCGCCTGAGGAAGCGTCGGCCTGGCAGCGTTCGGTGGACACCGCGCTCCGTTTGGGCATCGCTCACCTGTCGGCGTACGCGCTCACCGTCGAGCCGGGAACACCGCTCGGTCGCGAGGTTGCTGGCGGGAGTCCTGGGCCCGACGACGACGTCGGGGCGGACCGCTATGAGGTCGTGCTCGCCCTCACCGACTCCGCCGGCCTCGTCCGATATGAGACATCGAACTTCGCCGCTCCCGGTCGGGTGTGCCGATACAACCTCATCACCTGGGCGCAGGGCGAGTATCTGGGGTTCGGCAACGGGGCCCACCGGCATGTCGATGGTGTTCGGTCCTGGAACCTGCGGGGGGTGGAACGGTACGTGGCGGCGGTGACGGAGGGGCGGAGCGCGGTTGCTGGAGAGGAGCATCACACGGGGTGGAGCCGCGAGGTCGAGCGGGTCATGCTGGGGTTGCGGCGAGCGGCTGGCGTCGTGCCCGGGGTGGCTGGCCGGGCGTTGCTCGAGTCGGAGGCCGGTGCCGCGTTGCTGGAGGCGAAAGTGCTCGCCCGCCGCGACGACCGGATCGCCGTGACGCGGCCCCTCCTGGGCGACGCGGCGGTGCGAGCCCTCCTGGCACTCGCGCCCCGCGACTGCTAA
- the hrcA gene encoding heat-inducible transcriptional repressor HrcA, protein MLDDRKATILAALVEDYIDTGAPVSSHTVLERSGLECSSATVRNDLVVLESDGYVAQPHTSAGRVPTERGYRYYVDHLSPGRLRGATQSQIESFFSTVQAELGRILRETSDLLSDITRYPAIVLGPGLRGLHLRDLHLLGVEPGTALLILVTDTGRVHQAVLKGGIACTPSELASVEELLRDHLVGGPIADDPPAPETDGLPAPAVGLVTDAMSALAAAAAGGRDIYVGGTSRMVELWADLAKLHGILSLVDREAAVALLLDDQEEGTTVRIGPETGVAQDDLAVVSTPYAVEGSKSRIGVLGPLRMDYRRTIRVVEEVSEALGETLSG, encoded by the coding sequence ATGCTCGATGACCGCAAGGCGACCATCCTGGCTGCCCTGGTCGAGGACTACATCGACACCGGGGCTCCCGTTTCGTCGCACACCGTGCTGGAGCGTTCCGGCCTCGAGTGTTCCAGCGCCACCGTCCGCAACGACCTGGTCGTGCTGGAGTCCGACGGTTACGTCGCGCAACCGCACACGTCGGCAGGGCGAGTGCCCACGGAGCGGGGCTACCGCTATTACGTCGACCACCTATCGCCGGGTCGGCTCCGTGGCGCAACCCAGTCGCAGATCGAGTCGTTCTTCTCGACGGTCCAGGCCGAGCTCGGTCGCATCCTTCGGGAAACGAGCGACCTGCTCTCCGACATCACCCGGTACCCCGCCATCGTCCTCGGCCCCGGGCTGCGGGGACTCCATCTGCGCGACCTGCATCTCCTCGGCGTCGAGCCCGGGACGGCGCTGTTGATCCTGGTCACCGACACGGGACGAGTTCACCAGGCCGTCCTCAAGGGTGGAATCGCCTGCACGCCCTCCGAGCTGGCGTCGGTCGAGGAGCTGCTGCGCGATCACCTCGTCGGCGGTCCCATCGCCGACGATCCACCGGCGCCGGAGACGGACGGCCTTCCTGCCCCTGCCGTCGGGCTGGTCACGGATGCGATGTCGGCCCTGGCAGCGGCGGCGGCCGGGGGCCGCGACATCTACGTGGGTGGGACCAGCCGCATGGTCGAGTTGTGGGCGGACCTGGCGAAGCTTCACGGCATCCTCTCCCTGGTGGATCGAGAGGCGGCCGTGGCGCTGCTGCTCGACGACCAGGAGGAAGGGACGACGGTCCGCATCGGTCCCGAGACCGGTGTCGCCCAGGACGATCTGGCAGTCGTCTCGACGCCCTACGCGGTGGAGGGCAGCAAGAGCCGTATCGGCGTCCTCGGGCCGCTCCGCATGGACTACCGCCGGACGATTCGGGTGGTCGAGGAAGTGTCGGAGGCGCTCGGCGAGACGCTGAGCGGTTGA
- a CDS encoding DnaJ C-terminal domain-containing protein codes for MSDYYTTLGVPRDASEQDIKRAFRRIARESHPDANPGESAAAERFREAAEAYEVLSDPQRRAAYDRGDAIDFGTLFSSFAGVEDLLQRFFGGGFGTTGGGERRPRGADLVASVSVSLAEVATGTERTVKFAAAVGCESCGGSGGAPGSEPLRCERCGGSGRLRVASQTLFGAAMSVAACDRCNGRGSVVTDPCVTCRGRAWVDGERTVAVEIPPGIGDRDRLRVSGSGHAGGPGEGPGDLYVDVRVEPDERFERHGADLVHRVSIGIAEAALGTTLQVPLVDRDAPEEVDVAAGTQSGTVLRLSRKGLPRLGSRGSGDLLVEVTVSVPAALTAEQEKALRVFADATGEQPKPPKRRRR; via the coding sequence ATGAGCGACTACTACACGACCCTGGGGGTACCGCGCGACGCTTCCGAGCAGGACATCAAGCGTGCCTTTCGTCGCATCGCCCGCGAGAGTCATCCGGACGCCAATCCCGGCGAGAGCGCGGCAGCCGAGCGCTTCCGTGAGGCGGCGGAGGCATACGAGGTGTTGTCGGACCCGCAACGGAGAGCTGCCTACGACCGCGGCGACGCCATCGACTTCGGCACTCTGTTCTCGTCGTTCGCCGGAGTCGAGGATCTCCTACAGCGGTTCTTCGGCGGTGGTTTCGGCACCACCGGCGGCGGTGAGCGTCGGCCGAGAGGCGCCGACCTGGTGGCGTCGGTCTCGGTGAGCCTCGCCGAGGTCGCCACCGGAACGGAGCGCACCGTCAAGTTCGCGGCCGCCGTCGGCTGTGAGAGCTGCGGGGGAAGTGGCGGCGCTCCCGGGTCGGAGCCGCTGCGGTGTGAGCGCTGCGGGGGTTCGGGGAGGCTCAGGGTGGCCAGCCAGACGCTGTTCGGCGCGGCGATGTCGGTCGCCGCCTGCGACCGATGCAACGGCCGCGGCTCGGTGGTCACCGATCCGTGCGTCACCTGCCGGGGTCGGGCGTGGGTCGATGGGGAGCGCACCGTAGCCGTCGAGATCCCTCCTGGCATCGGCGACCGAGATCGCCTCCGGGTCAGCGGCTCGGGCCACGCAGGGGGCCCGGGAGAGGGACCTGGAGACTTGTACGTCGACGTCCGGGTCGAACCCGACGAGCGATTCGAACGGCATGGCGCCGACCTCGTCCATCGGGTGTCGATCGGTATCGCCGAGGCTGCGCTCGGAACGACACTGCAGGTGCCCCTCGTCGACCGAGACGCGCCTGAGGAGGTCGACGTCGCTGCGGGGACGCAGTCGGGAACGGTGCTTCGCCTCTCACGCAAGGGTCTTCCACGGCTCGGATCCCGGGGTTCCGGAGACCTGCTCGTCGAGGTCACCGTGAGCGTTCCAGCGGCGCTGACCGCCGAGCAGGAGAAGGCGCTGCGGGTGTTCGCCGACGCCACGGGGGAGCAGCCGAAACCGCCCAAGCGTCGCCGCCGCTAG
- a CDS encoding PhoH family protein has product MTQASLNEVTLRLPSDHHTLALLGERDAHIRLIEEAFPDARIVARGDEVRLSGTEVGVRDARIVIEELIALVTAGHALDEDGVRRAIHLVVADAARPTDVFGDGVAVGRGKVIRPKTLNQKHYVDAIRRNTMVFGIGPAGTGKTYLGMALAVAALQAGSVNRLVLTRPAVEAGERLGFLPGDMAAKVDPYLRPLYDALYEMLGPEETHRLMDRGTIEVAPLAYMRGRTINDAFIVLDEAQNTSPEQMKMFLTRLGFNSQMVITGDVTQVDLPAGKASGLRQVRDILADIPEVAFVTLTADDVVRNRIVATIVEAYRRHEEQPGER; this is encoded by the coding sequence GTGACGCAGGCCTCCCTCAACGAGGTGACGCTGCGCCTTCCGAGCGACCACCACACGCTGGCTCTGCTCGGTGAGCGCGACGCCCACATCCGTCTCATCGAAGAGGCGTTCCCCGACGCGCGCATCGTGGCCCGCGGAGACGAGGTGCGGCTCTCGGGAACCGAGGTCGGGGTGCGCGATGCGCGCATCGTGATCGAGGAGCTGATCGCGCTGGTGACGGCTGGCCATGCGCTCGACGAGGACGGGGTGCGGCGCGCCATCCACCTCGTCGTCGCCGATGCGGCTCGTCCCACTGACGTCTTCGGGGACGGAGTCGCCGTGGGCCGGGGGAAGGTGATCCGCCCGAAGACGCTCAATCAGAAACACTACGTGGACGCGATTCGACGCAACACGATGGTGTTCGGCATTGGTCCCGCCGGTACCGGTAAGACGTATCTGGGCATGGCGCTCGCCGTGGCCGCCCTGCAGGCCGGCTCGGTCAACCGGTTGGTGCTGACCCGGCCCGCCGTCGAGGCGGGGGAGCGTCTCGGTTTCCTGCCCGGCGACATGGCGGCCAAGGTCGATCCGTACCTGCGGCCGCTCTACGACGCCCTGTACGAGATGCTCGGTCCCGAGGAGACCCACCGGCTCATGGACCGCGGAACCATCGAGGTCGCCCCGCTGGCATACATGCGCGGCCGCACCATCAACGACGCCTTCATCGTGCTCGACGAGGCGCAGAACACCTCTCCCGAGCAGATGAAGATGTTCCTCACCCGACTCGGCTTCAACTCGCAGATGGTGATCACCGGCGACGTCACCCAGGTGGACCTGCCCGCCGGCAAGGCATCGGGTCTCCGCCAGGTTCGCGACATCCTCGCCGACATCCCGGAGGTCGCCTTCGTGACCCTGACTGCCGACGACGTGGTGAGGAATCGGATCGTCGCCACGATCGTCGAGGCGTATCGGCGACACGAAGAGCAACCCGGAGAGCGATGA